In one window of Pseudodesulfovibrio sediminis DNA:
- a CDS encoding hydantoinase/oxoprolinase family protein: MITIGVDTGGTFTDFTYVTGETTGTYKTLSTPHNPAEAVINGLKHIVQTLGLDDRIQDLGMSIVHGSTVATNAILERKGVRTALVTNTGFTDIIEIGRQNRSRLYDLAYRRQPHIIPEALRFGILGRVSSEGDIIEDFEAEATRAVIRRIQDSGAESVAVCLLFSFLDPSHERQIGDMLTALDLPASLSSDILAEFREFERTSTTVINAYVSPIMTRYLTSLNQAVSGNSLRVMQSNGGSISAATAMRESVRTILSGPAGGAVGALELGKMAGFDKIITFDMGGTSSDVSLMDQVLPLTTTSAISGYPVKVPMIDIHTVGAGGGSIAALDPGGSLTVGPESAGATPGPICYAQGGDQVTVTDANLYLGRIVPEHFLGGGMELAETQTRTAIEALADQLDMSPVELAEGILAVANANMERAIRIISVEKGFDPREFTLFSFGGAGGMHCTELARLLGMPTVFIPVNPGILSATGMLMADVVKDYSRTIMCGADDFTPDAMEHAFAQLEARGEAELSAEGLIQSDITHERYLDMRYTGQSFEIVVPFCDAPIEAFHTLHEKQYGHRNDKPVEVVNVRLRSLGRQPSLTFSRATPGPRNLSAAAITGKGQTIFSGKEYETAIIDRNALAPGNNFTGPAIVTEYSSTIVIPPQVTVQVDEWSNLILDIH, translated from the coding sequence ATGATCACCATCGGCGTCGACACTGGCGGCACATTCACTGATTTCACCTATGTGACAGGCGAGACCACCGGCACATACAAGACCCTGTCCACCCCGCACAACCCTGCCGAGGCCGTCATCAACGGGCTGAAGCATATCGTGCAGACCCTCGGACTGGATGACCGCATCCAGGACCTCGGCATGTCCATTGTCCACGGCTCCACCGTGGCGACCAACGCCATTCTGGAGCGCAAGGGCGTGCGCACGGCATTGGTGACCAATACAGGCTTCACCGACATCATCGAAATAGGCCGGCAGAATCGATCCCGTCTCTACGACCTCGCTTACCGACGACAGCCCCACATCATCCCCGAAGCACTGCGCTTTGGCATCCTCGGCCGAGTTTCTTCAGAAGGAGACATCATAGAGGACTTCGAAGCTGAAGCCACCCGAGCAGTCATCCGGCGGATACAGGACAGCGGCGCCGAATCCGTGGCCGTCTGCCTGCTCTTCTCCTTCCTTGACCCCAGCCATGAACGGCAGATAGGCGACATGCTGACCGCGCTGGACCTGCCGGCTTCACTTTCCAGCGATATCCTGGCCGAATTCCGCGAATTTGAACGCACCTCCACCACGGTCATCAACGCCTATGTCTCGCCCATCATGACCCGCTATCTGACCTCCCTGAACCAGGCCGTGTCAGGCAACTCTCTGCGCGTCATGCAGTCCAATGGCGGCTCCATCTCGGCGGCAACGGCCATGCGGGAATCAGTGCGCACCATCCTGTCCGGCCCGGCCGGTGGTGCGGTGGGTGCGCTGGAGCTGGGAAAAATGGCCGGATTCGACAAGATCATCACCTTTGACATGGGCGGCACCAGCTCCGATGTCAGCCTTATGGATCAAGTCCTCCCGCTGACAACGACCTCGGCCATCTCAGGCTATCCAGTGAAAGTGCCCATGATCGACATCCACACCGTGGGTGCGGGCGGCGGCTCCATCGCGGCCCTTGACCCGGGCGGCTCCCTGACGGTCGGCCCTGAAAGCGCAGGAGCCACCCCAGGTCCCATTTGTTATGCGCAGGGCGGCGATCAGGTCACGGTGACGGATGCCAACCTGTATCTGGGCCGTATCGTTCCCGAGCACTTCCTCGGCGGAGGCATGGAACTGGCTGAGACACAAACACGAACAGCCATTGAAGCGCTGGCTGACCAGCTCGACATGTCCCCAGTGGAGCTGGCCGAGGGCATACTGGCCGTGGCCAATGCCAATATGGAGCGGGCCATCAGGATCATCTCCGTGGAAAAAGGCTTCGACCCGCGGGAGTTTACCCTCTTCTCTTTCGGCGGCGCGGGCGGCATGCACTGCACAGAACTGGCCCGACTGCTCGGCATGCCCACGGTCTTCATCCCGGTCAATCCCGGCATTCTCTCGGCCACCGGCATGCTCATGGCCGACGTGGTCAAGGACTACTCCCGCACGATCATGTGCGGTGCCGACGACTTCACCCCTGATGCCATGGAACACGCTTTCGCACAGCTGGAAGCCCGAGGAGAGGCAGAACTCTCCGCAGAAGGACTGATCCAATCCGATATCACCCACGAACGGTATCTGGACATGCGATACACCGGCCAATCCTTTGAGATAGTGGTCCCGTTCTGTGATGCCCCCATCGAAGCTTTTCACACCCTGCACGAGAAACAATATGGCCACCGCAACGACAAGCCAGTGGAAGTGGTCAACGTCCGTCTCAGAAGCCTTGGTCGCCAGCCATCGCTGACGTTCTCCCGCGCGACACCGGGGCCAAGAAACCTATCGGCAGCAGCTATCACCGGCAAAGGCCAAACAATTTTTTCGGGCAAAGAATACGAAACCGCCATCATAGACAG
- a CDS encoding MBL fold metallo-hydrolase: MKVVLTYIHHNCFVMKTDTRTFLFDCPGDAHLPVNGADSIGRAVADTELTVFISHGHEDHLNEDLDSLTSPAKSVQYVLSEDIEDMRPEALPTKGEVLIVEPDETYAYDGMRIETLMSNDLGVAFLVTDGAFRFYFGGDLAKWIWKTASAREQAFTSAFFRQAMQRVSDFKPHVAFSNVDQRLENLAGGVEAYHEAGARVFVPMHTFGETDWLPRFAASLGASGDEVFLYANTGDRVEYVF; the protein is encoded by the coding sequence ATGAAAGTAGTGCTCACGTATATACACCACAATTGTTTTGTCATGAAAACCGACACGCGCACCTTCCTCTTCGATTGTCCGGGGGACGCTCATCTTCCAGTTAACGGAGCGGACAGTATCGGTCGGGCAGTGGCCGATACCGAGCTGACCGTGTTCATTTCCCATGGACATGAAGATCATCTGAATGAAGATCTTGATTCCCTGACGTCTCCGGCAAAGAGCGTGCAGTATGTGCTGTCAGAAGACATCGAGGACATGCGGCCCGAGGCGCTCCCGACAAAGGGGGAGGTGCTTATCGTGGAGCCGGATGAAACTTACGCGTATGACGGGATGCGTATCGAGACGCTCATGAGCAATGATCTTGGCGTAGCTTTTCTGGTCACGGACGGGGCGTTTCGATTCTATTTCGGTGGAGATCTGGCCAAGTGGATATGGAAAACCGCTTCGGCCAGGGAGCAGGCATTCACCTCGGCCTTTTTTAGACAGGCCATGCAGCGTGTGAGCGACTTCAAGCCGCATGTGGCATTCTCCAATGTCGATCAGCGGCTGGAGAATCTTGCCGGAGGAGTGGAGGCGTATCATGAAGCTGGCGCTCGTGTCTTCGTGCCCATGCATACATTCGGCGAGACAGACTGGTTGCCCCGGTTTGCAGCCTCTCTGGGAGCATCCGGAGACGAGGTCTTTCTCTATGCAAATACCGGAGATCGTGTCGAGTATGTTTTTTGA
- a CDS encoding mechanosensitive ion channel family protein, with amino-acid sequence MLNRVFIFAMVVALACCLSGAPSAHAAASAAVLQAAGSSHSSSKSDTSVAIPSDSTPEQISAIMAGLSDEQVRRLLLEELKKNAEMEKKPAAPTGLEGVLASLRSDANFVRDRFQYLFSGASTAPRDVPRAFSHFLAGDDNMGPGMLLLALVALSVFWVGGTFLFKRRTVHFRKAIARTPGELPWYEQMGRLFLRAVLDIFGVVLVGGVAFACYLVIFDKGAGSKIVIIAWLLAMIFLALVKISARFLLAPHAPSLRYLPLTDATAQYMFRWVVNIARILALSMLVNTILRLHGSGEAVNLLVMTFFGFVVAFVLTLLVLWNKKPIADAIRRNTEADGLVHQFADSWHAAAMLYIFGSWMLWVFAIMLFGAQARLIGIMTLLLVPGYLLVEWATQRLVDFAVDMAGTRMPTDEEEGDELPQGLIRFQKFLRNGFHVLVLAATVFLFLRIWGINLQFGREVVRAAISILLTLILAYMLWVYVNRFIERKLMEKQEEQSSGSGEGDGGGPGGDRFSTLLQLVKKFIFVGIAAVTVLVMLSSLGVDIGPLIAGASIFGIAIGFGAQTLVKDIISGIFFLTDDAFRVGDYIETSGAMGTVEEISVRSLKLRHHLGFLYTIPFGSMKMIKNNTRDWAVMKLQYLVPFDTDIGQVKKIIKKINKEVRAVPELNEVMLGDIKSQGVKAMEEYGMRMRVKFMTKPGGQFTLRKLVLAKMRKHFAEAGIEFAKPRVAVQIPDSSNMTDEDRAHVAAAAGKTVEDKQKAKKAASHDKSK; translated from the coding sequence ATGTTGAATCGGGTTTTCATTTTTGCCATGGTCGTGGCGCTGGCGTGTTGTCTATCGGGTGCTCCGAGTGCGCACGCAGCAGCATCGGCCGCAGTCTTGCAGGCAGCGGGCAGTTCTCATTCCAGTTCGAAATCCGATACGTCTGTGGCCATCCCGTCGGACTCAACGCCCGAACAGATCAGCGCGATCATGGCCGGATTGAGCGATGAGCAGGTCCGTCGCCTGTTGCTGGAAGAGTTGAAAAAGAACGCTGAGATGGAGAAGAAACCTGCGGCACCCACCGGACTCGAAGGGGTGCTTGCCAGTCTGCGCTCTGATGCGAACTTTGTCCGTGACCGTTTCCAATATCTTTTTTCGGGCGCGTCAACGGCTCCGAGAGACGTGCCCCGGGCCTTCAGCCATTTTCTGGCCGGGGATGATAATATGGGGCCGGGCATGCTTCTGCTCGCCCTGGTGGCATTGTCGGTGTTCTGGGTTGGCGGTACGTTCCTTTTCAAGAGACGGACGGTCCATTTTCGCAAGGCCATAGCCCGCACGCCCGGAGAGCTGCCCTGGTATGAACAGATGGGACGGCTTTTTCTGCGGGCTGTTCTGGATATTTTCGGCGTTGTGCTGGTCGGCGGTGTCGCCTTTGCCTGCTATCTCGTTATTTTCGACAAAGGCGCTGGTTCAAAGATCGTCATTATTGCCTGGTTGTTGGCCATGATTTTCCTGGCCCTGGTCAAGATATCAGCGCGGTTTCTTCTGGCACCGCATGCCCCCTCGCTGCGGTATCTGCCCCTGACCGATGCGACCGCTCAGTATATGTTCAGGTGGGTGGTGAACATTGCCCGGATTCTCGCCCTGAGCATGCTCGTGAACACCATCCTGCGGCTTCATGGAAGTGGTGAGGCCGTGAACTTGCTGGTCATGACCTTTTTCGGGTTTGTCGTCGCCTTTGTGCTGACGCTGCTTGTTCTGTGGAACAAGAAACCCATTGCGGATGCCATACGGCGCAATACCGAGGCCGACGGGCTGGTTCATCAGTTTGCCGACTCCTGGCATGCGGCAGCCATGTTGTATATTTTCGGTTCATGGATGCTCTGGGTTTTCGCCATCATGCTGTTTGGTGCGCAGGCGCGGCTTATCGGAATCATGACATTGCTTCTGGTGCCGGGATATCTGCTTGTGGAGTGGGCCACGCAACGGTTGGTGGACTTTGCCGTGGACATGGCCGGGACACGGATGCCGACCGATGAGGAAGAAGGGGATGAGCTTCCACAGGGACTCATTCGTTTTCAGAAGTTCCTGCGGAACGGGTTTCATGTGCTGGTCCTGGCGGCCACGGTTTTCCTGTTCTTGCGCATATGGGGTATCAATCTTCAATTCGGACGCGAGGTGGTTCGGGCTGCCATATCCATTTTACTGACCTTGATTCTGGCATATATGTTGTGGGTCTATGTCAATCGGTTTATCGAACGTAAACTCATGGAAAAACAGGAAGAACAAAGTTCAGGGAGCGGTGAAGGCGATGGCGGCGGCCCGGGCGGCGACCGTTTTTCGACCCTGCTGCAACTGGTCAAGAAGTTCATCTTCGTGGGTATTGCGGCGGTGACCGTTCTGGTCATGCTGTCCTCGCTCGGTGTGGATATCGGGCCGCTCATTGCCGGTGCGTCCATATTCGGCATCGCCATTGGTTTTGGCGCGCAGACCCTGGTGAAAGACATCATCTCCGGTATATTCTTTTTGACCGACGACGCCTTCCGGGTGGGGGATTACATCGAGACCAGCGGTGCCATGGGCACTGTGGAGGAAATTTCGGTTCGCTCGCTCAAGCTGCGGCACCACCTTGGCTTCCTGTATACCATTCCCTTTGGCTCGATGAAGATGATCAAGAACAACACCCGCGACTGGGCGGTCATGAAGTTGCAGTATCTGGTGCCGTTTGACACCGATATCGGGCAGGTGAAGAAGATCATCAAGAAAATCAACAAGGAAGTGCGAGCGGTCCCGGAACTCAACGAGGTCATGCTTGGCGACATCAAGAGCCAGGGCGTCAAGGCCATGGAAGAGTACGGCATGCGTATGCGGGTCAAGTTCATGACCAAACCCGGTGGCCAGTTCACCCTGCGCAAGCTGGTGCTCGCCAAGATGCGCAAGCATTTTGCCGAGGCCGGGATTGAGTTCGCCAAGCCGCGTGTGGCCGTTCAGATCCCTGATTCCAGCAATATGACCGATGAGGATCGTGCGCATGTGGCCGCCGCAGCCGGAAAGACGGTGGAGGACAAGCAAAAGGCGAAGAAAGCCGCCTCACATGATAAATCCAAATAA
- a CDS encoding acetate--CoA ligase family protein produces MSAQDSLHAFFHPDTVAVIGASATPGKVGHTIVSNMLNAGFSGKLFPVNPKGGSIEGLDVISDIADLPRGLDLGVVSVPPQFVIPSIKALAEIGTKSAIVITAGFKEVGTEGYHMEQEIIALCEEHDMALLGPNCLGMMNTAAGVNASFAAGQPSPGSIAFFSQSGALCVAILDWALGANVGFSKFVSLGNKAVLDEADMLDYLNEDEATKVILGYIENVEHGDAFLKAAHKACLNKPVIMIKSGKTAAGAKAASSHTGAIAGSDQSYTAAFHKSGVIRVGDVASLFNLAQAFSCQPLPKGPNLAVVTNSGGPGILAADAADRSCLTMAALSQRTIQKLQEFLPSYAAFYNPVDIIGDADADRYARTLDVVAEDPMVHSIMVLLTPTASVEIEKTAQSVIRIARKCGKPVFACFMGKTRVAKARELLMEADIPCYAFPIAAVHAIETMYEYYLWKSRSKPEFKEVERDLETARGLIREHEQRKQAEIVEFEAQQMLQAYGLPTPKTVLARSSDEAVAAAEEIGYPVVLKIASPDISHKSDVGGVRVNLGNATAVLNAFKQITAQAQRMRREAYIAGCLVQEMAPAGVKEVIIGFKRDEQFGPMLMFGLGGIYVEIMKDISFRLAPLSRQDAFKIVREIKSYMLLKGLKGEQPVNFTALQDIILAMSQLALDHPQILEAEFNPVLVNHERALVADVRMTLQLKND; encoded by the coding sequence TTGTCAGCTCAGGATTCTCTGCACGCCTTTTTTCATCCCGATACCGTTGCCGTCATCGGCGCCTCTGCTACACCCGGAAAGGTCGGTCATACCATTGTCTCCAATATGCTGAATGCCGGTTTCAGCGGCAAGCTGTTTCCGGTGAACCCCAAGGGGGGGAGCATTGAAGGGCTGGATGTCATCTCCGATATTGCGGATCTGCCTCGTGGTCTTGATCTGGGTGTTGTTTCAGTTCCTCCCCAATTCGTGATTCCGTCCATCAAGGCCCTGGCCGAGATCGGGACAAAGTCCGCCATAGTCATCACTGCCGGGTTCAAGGAAGTGGGTACTGAGGGATACCACATGGAGCAGGAAATCATCGCCCTGTGCGAGGAGCATGATATGGCTCTGCTCGGTCCCAACTGTCTGGGCATGATGAATACGGCGGCCGGGGTCAATGCCTCTTTTGCCGCAGGCCAGCCCAGCCCCGGCTCCATAGCCTTTTTCTCGCAGAGCGGTGCGCTCTGCGTAGCCATTCTCGACTGGGCGCTCGGTGCGAATGTCGGCTTCTCCAAGTTTGTCTCTCTGGGCAACAAGGCTGTTCTGGATGAAGCGGATATGCTTGACTACCTGAACGAGGATGAGGCCACAAAGGTCATTCTCGGCTATATCGAGAACGTGGAACACGGCGATGCTTTTCTCAAGGCCGCGCACAAGGCCTGTCTGAACAAGCCGGTCATCATGATCAAGTCCGGCAAGACTGCGGCAGGAGCAAAGGCCGCCTCGTCGCATACCGGCGCCATAGCCGGGTCGGATCAGAGCTATACCGCCGCATTCCATAAGTCGGGCGTCATCCGGGTAGGGGACGTCGCTTCCTTGTTCAATCTGGCCCAGGCTTTTTCCTGCCAGCCATTGCCCAAGGGACCGAACCTGGCGGTGGTCACCAACTCCGGTGGTCCTGGCATTCTCGCCGCGGATGCAGCGGACCGCTCCTGTCTGACCATGGCTGCCCTGTCGCAGAGAACCATCCAGAAACTGCAGGAATTTCTTCCCAGCTATGCCGCCTTTTACAATCCGGTGGATATCATCGGTGACGCGGATGCGGACCGGTACGCCAGAACGCTGGATGTCGTGGCGGAGGATCCCATGGTCCATTCCATCATGGTGCTGCTCACGCCCACCGCGTCCGTGGAGATAGAGAAGACCGCGCAGTCGGTCATCCGCATTGCGCGAAAGTGCGGCAAACCGGTATTCGCCTGCTTCATGGGTAAGACCCGCGTGGCAAAGGCCAGGGAACTGCTCATGGAAGCGGATATTCCCTGTTATGCCTTCCCCATAGCCGCAGTGCATGCCATTGAGACAATGTACGAATACTACCTGTGGAAAAGCCGTTCAAAACCTGAGTTCAAGGAGGTCGAGCGCGACCTTGAAACAGCCCGGGGGCTGATCCGGGAACATGAGCAGCGCAAGCAGGCCGAGATCGTGGAATTCGAGGCGCAGCAGATGTTGCAGGCATATGGATTGCCCACGCCGAAGACCGTGTTGGCCCGCTCCTCGGACGAGGCGGTGGCCGCTGCCGAGGAGATCGGCTATCCCGTGGTGCTCAAGATCGCCTCTCCTGATATTTCTCACAAATCCGATGTCGGTGGCGTCAGGGTGAATCTGGGTAATGCCACAGCGGTCCTGAATGCTTTCAAGCAGATCACGGCCCAGGCGCAGCGTATGCGTAGGGAGGCGTATATCGCGGGTTGCCTGGTGCAGGAGATGGCTCCTGCCGGGGTCAAGGAAGTGATCATCGGATTCAAGCGGGATGAACAGTTCGGCCCCATGCTCATGTTCGGTCTCGGAGGTATCTATGTGGAGATCATGAAGGATATCTCGTTCAGACTCGCGCCGCTCTCTCGTCAGGATGCGTTCAAGATCGTGCGCGAGATCAAGTCCTACATGCTGCTTAAGGGGCTCAAGGGTGAACAACCCGTGAATTTCACCGCGCTTCAGGATATCATTCTGGCGATGTCGCAATTGGCTCTTGATCATCCGCAGATACTGGAAGCGGAGTTCAATCCTGTTCTCGTGAATCACGAGCGGGCGCTCGTTGCCGATGTTCGGATGACGCTCCAATTGAAAAACGATTAG
- a CDS encoding sensor histidine kinase has translation MNRRECTQPAKGSRAASSAHISPRVLYRRSRPLLGILLLAVITVVALPLVNTTVIYPAYTHILVKAIETQSERLARHTIPSSVQQSALTNKATDSPMFMADVYRLEHEFGMLGIIVYSSIGKVIYSSDRTRIGTTNNAPYYQKTVAQGETSSHLVWENKKTSDIATRELAVVKTVVPILKNGRFLGAFEFHFNATESVNELKRFTTYATYGTILTCALLLGIVIILLSLESARIKSGKEAEELRADVELITRHDLKAPLIGVLNGIQYLTNYTPVTDDQKDMLKDMRSALDTGLDMINRSLDIYKIETGKYTYVPEDIDVINITRRVMRNVSGEAQANDVELQLTRSGKPVGSSDSLTLQAEETLLYSLLGNLIKNAIEASDISDTVSIAIDDDDANVSFTIHNTMPVPEAIQDSFFNKYTTANKRTGTGLGTYSARIMTEVMNGTITMRSSNEEGTTITVTLPKCP, from the coding sequence ATGAACCGGCGAGAATGTACCCAGCCAGCAAAAGGCTCCAGGGCAGCGTCATCAGCTCACATCTCTCCTCGTGTTCTGTACAGACGAAGCCGCCCCCTGCTGGGCATCCTTCTACTTGCAGTTATCACCGTCGTCGCCCTGCCTCTGGTCAACACCACGGTCATCTACCCCGCCTATACGCACATCCTCGTCAAAGCCATCGAGACCCAATCCGAAAGGCTCGCCAGGCACACCATCCCCTCGTCCGTCCAACAGTCTGCCCTGACGAACAAGGCCACTGATTCCCCCATGTTCATGGCGGATGTCTACCGCCTTGAACATGAGTTCGGCATGCTGGGAATCATTGTGTACTCCTCGATCGGGAAGGTGATCTACTCCAGTGACAGAACCAGAATCGGCACGACCAACAACGCCCCCTACTATCAGAAAACAGTCGCTCAGGGTGAAACGTCCTCGCACTTGGTCTGGGAAAACAAAAAGACCTCCGACATCGCGACAAGGGAGTTGGCCGTGGTCAAAACCGTTGTCCCCATACTGAAAAACGGGCGTTTTCTCGGTGCCTTCGAGTTTCATTTCAATGCCACGGAGTCCGTCAATGAGCTGAAGCGATTCACGACCTATGCCACCTATGGGACCATACTGACCTGTGCGCTCCTGCTCGGCATTGTCATCATCCTGCTCTCCCTGGAGTCAGCGCGTATTAAATCGGGAAAGGAAGCCGAAGAACTCAGGGCAGATGTGGAGCTGATCACCCGTCACGACCTCAAGGCGCCCCTCATCGGCGTACTCAACGGCATTCAGTACCTTACGAACTACACACCCGTGACCGATGACCAAAAAGACATGTTGAAAGATATGCGCTCTGCCCTGGATACAGGGTTGGACATGATCAACAGGAGCCTGGACATATATAAAATCGAAACAGGTAAATACACATACGTGCCGGAAGACATAGATGTCATCAATATCACACGCAGAGTGATGAGGAATGTCTCCGGAGAAGCGCAAGCAAACGACGTGGAGCTGCAACTCACGCGAAGCGGAAAGCCTGTCGGAAGTTCGGATTCCCTGACTCTTCAGGCAGAAGAGACTCTGCTCTATTCTCTGTTGGGCAATCTCATAAAGAATGCCATTGAAGCCTCTGACATATCCGATACCGTCTCTATTGCCATCGATGATGACGATGCCAATGTGTCCTTCACCATTCACAACACCATGCCTGTCCCTGAAGCTATCCAAGACAGCTTTTTCAACAAGTACACCACGGCCAACAAACGCACCGGCACGGGACTCGGAACGTATTCAGCAAGGATCATGACCGAAGTCATGAACGGCACGATTACCATGCGATCATCCAATGAAGAGGGAACAACGATCACGGTAACCCTTCCCAAGTGTCCATGA
- the speB gene encoding agmatinase, translating into MLPRISLIGVPLDHNSSYLRGPAKGPFAVVEALHCDSANLWTETAHDLSGVIDHAGTIDPGSAETAFSTITDAARKAGEAATTPIFIGGDHSITYPLVKGMHRAVGEFTILHFDAHPDCYHEFEGNPHSHACPFSRIMEESLCTELISVGIRTASGHQREQKAQFGIKWLEMKDQSTWPTLSFDTPVYISVDMDALDPAFAPGVSHHEPGGMSTRSILDIIQALDAPIIGADIVELNPDRDINGVTAMTAAKILREIAGMILSCSAAS; encoded by the coding sequence ATGTTGCCCCGCATCTCTCTGATCGGCGTTCCACTGGACCACAATTCATCCTACCTGCGCGGCCCTGCCAAAGGGCCGTTCGCAGTGGTGGAGGCGCTGCATTGCGACTCGGCCAATCTGTGGACAGAAACCGCCCATGATCTCTCCGGGGTCATAGACCACGCCGGAACGATCGATCCGGGAAGTGCGGAGACCGCTTTTTCAACCATTACAGACGCCGCCAGAAAAGCAGGAGAGGCAGCGACAACCCCCATTTTCATTGGCGGCGATCATTCGATCACCTACCCGCTGGTCAAGGGAATGCACCGCGCTGTGGGGGAATTCACCATCCTCCACTTCGATGCCCACCCGGACTGTTATCATGAGTTCGAAGGCAACCCGCACTCCCACGCCTGCCCTTTCTCCCGCATCATGGAAGAGTCCCTCTGCACCGAATTGATCTCAGTGGGGATCCGCACGGCTTCGGGCCATCAGCGTGAGCAAAAAGCCCAATTCGGCATCAAGTGGCTGGAAATGAAGGACCAATCAACCTGGCCCACGCTCTCGTTCGACACTCCAGTATATATTTCGGTCGACATGGACGCCCTTGATCCGGCCTTTGCCCCCGGTGTCTCCCACCACGAACCTGGCGGCATGAGTACCCGGAGCATCCTCGATATCATCCAGGCCCTGGACGCTCCGATCATCGGGGCAGATATCGTGGAGCTAAACCCTGACCGGGACATCAACGGTGTCACCGCCATGACCGCAGCAAAAATACTCCGCGAAATTGCCGGCATGATCCTCTCCTGCTCCGCAGCTTCCTGA